A stretch of DNA from Bacillus sp. NP157:
ACCGACGTCACCAGCGCGTATAACGAAGCCTTCGCCCTTGGACGCGAGCGGCTCCGCGAGTTGGCTACCGAAACCATTCAGTAACAGCTCGCGCTTCGGCGCGTTTCGATGTTGCGGCTTCGCCGCCGTGCCTTTGATTCGCGCGCAGGCGCGCTCCTACATGATTGCATCGAGCCATTGTAGGAGCGCGCCTGCGCGCGAATGCTCTACCCAACGATCCCGCGCAACTCATCCAACTGCGCCGGGCTGCCGACGTTCCGCCAGAATCCGTCGAAACGCTCCCCCGACAGCCGCCCCGCGGCGATCGCCCGCCGGTACATCGGTGCGAGCTTGAACACCCCCGGCGTCTCGCCCGCGACCATTTCCGGCCGGTACACCCCCACGTTGCCGAACGTCAGCCGTTGCGCGCCTGCGGGCGCCTCCGCGTCGTGCAGCAGCCCATCGGCCAGCGCGAAATCGCCGGCCGGGTGGAAATCCGGATTGGGCACCATCACCAGGTGCGCCACGCCCGCCGGTTCCCGCGGTAGCGCCGCGTAGTCGATATCGCTCCAGATGTCCGCGCTGACCACGATGAACGGGTCGCTGCCGAGCAGGGGCAGCGCCTTCAGCATGCCGCCACCGGTTTCCAGTGGGGTCGGGCCTTCGTACGAATAACGCAGGCGCACGCCCCAGCGCGATCCGTCGCCGAGCACGTCGGCGAACTGGTCGGCCAGGTGCGAGGTGTTGATCGCGATGTAACGCACGTCGGCCGCGGCCAGCTTTTCGATGTGATGCACGATCAGCGGTTTGCCGTGCACTTCGAGCAATGGCTTGGGCGTGGCGTCGGTCAGTGGCCGCATCCGTTCGCCACGGCCGGCGGCCAGGATCAGCGCGTGCCTCATGCCGCGGCCGGCACGCGGATGTCGCGATCGCCGATCTTCGCGACGATCAGGTCGGCCAGCGGTGCGACGTCGGCGTGGCGCCGCGCGATGTCGAGCACGTACTGCAGCACGCGCGGCATGTCGTTTAGGTAGCCCGGCTTGCCGTCGCGGTAGTAGAGACGGCAGAACAGGCCGAGGATCTTCAGGTGGCGCTGCAGGCTGCACATGTCGAACCAGCGGCGGAAGCGATCGGTGTCGACGGTCTCGTCGAGCAGGCGTGCATCGAGCAGGCGCAGGCGATAGCCCTCCACCCAGCCTTCCACGCGCTCGTTGTCCCACGTGACGTAGGCATCGCGCAGCAGCGAGGCGAGGTCGTAGGTGATCGGCCCGGACATCGCACCCTGGAAGTCGATGACGCCCGGCGAGCGCTCGCTGGTGATCAGCAGGTTGCGGCTGTGGTAGTCGCGGTGCATGAATGCACGCGGCTGCTCCGCGATGGCATGCAGGATCGCACCGAACGCGCCCTCGACGACGTCCCATT
This window harbors:
- a CDS encoding phosphotransferase → MTASPDRSAARLAWARHATGEAALALEPASADASFRSYWRGYVDGQPVIVMDSPPEKENPAPWVEIGARLHDAGLHTPTVMVADLEQGFLLIEDLGTRTYLPELNDDSADALYADALDALLRMQKQVDTRGLSAFDREWQVMEMEIMPTWFLQKHLGAFVECEEWDVVEGAFGAILHAIAEQPRAFMHRDYHSRNLLITSERSPGVIDFQGAMSGPITYDLASLLRDAYVTWDNERVEGWVEGYRLRLLDARLLDETVDTDRFRRWFDMCSLQRHLKILGLFCRLYYRDGKPGYLNDMPRVLQYVLDIARRHADVAPLADLIVAKIGDRDIRVPAAA
- a CDS encoding nucleotidyltransferase family protein; translation: MRHALILAAGRGERMRPLTDATPKPLLEVHGKPLIVHHIEKLAAADVRYIAINTSHLADQFADVLGDGSRWGVRLRYSYEGPTPLETGGGMLKALPLLGSDPFIVVSADIWSDIDYAALPREPAGVAHLVMVPNPDFHPAGDFALADGLLHDAEAPAGAQRLTFGNVGVYRPEMVAGETPGVFKLAPMYRRAIAAGRLSGERFDGFWRNVGSPAQLDELRGIVG